One Desulfobulbaceae bacterium DNA window includes the following coding sequences:
- a CDS encoding 3-isopropylmalate dehydratase small subunit, whose product MKAFGGSTLFLDRNDINTDEIIPAKYLTENSKLALKPYMLEDLRLPDFNPAGETAQQAKVVVTRQNFGCGSSREHAVWVFEVNDINVVIGESFARIFRQNMFNCGMLAIELPAADIEALFTARPTEIAVDLDKGQVITKGATEVVYPFILNSFDRDLVLAGGWLAYADKKY is encoded by the coding sequence ATGAAAGCTTTCGGAGGGTCCACCCTTTTTCTGGACCGTAATGATATTAATACCGATGAAATCATTCCCGCCAAGTACTTGACGGAAAATTCTAAACTGGCCTTGAAACCCTATATGCTTGAAGACCTGCGTCTGCCCGATTTCAATCCGGCAGGCGAGACGGCGCAACAGGCCAAGGTGGTCGTTACCCGGCAAAATTTTGGCTGTGGCTCATCTCGGGAACACGCCGTCTGGGTCTTCGAAGTCAATGATATCAATGTAGTCATTGGCGAGAGTTTTGCTCGGATCTTCAGGCAGAATATGTTCAACTGCGGGATGTTGGCGATTGAACTGCCGGCGGCTGACATAGAGGCGCTGTTTACTGCCCGTCCTACCGAGATTGCTGTCGATCTCGACAAGGGGCAGGTGATTACCAAAGGGGCAACGGAAGTAGTGTATCCCTTTATCTTGAACTCCTTTGATCGTGATTTGGTTCTGGCCGGTGGGTGGCTGGCCTATGCCGATAAAAAATATTAA